The Kocuria flava nucleotide sequence GAACACGTCCCGGCCCAGCTCGTCGGTGCCGAACAGGTGCGCGCCCGAGGGCGGCTGCAGGGCGTTGACCACGTCGATGTCGTTGGCCCCGTACGGGGCGATCCAGCGGCCGAGCACGGCGAGCAGGACCACGACGACGAGGACGGCCAGCCCCGCGGCCGTGACCCTGTTCGACAGGAGCATCCGCAGGGTGCCGGTGCGGGCGGGCTCTCCCGGGGTCTCCGCCGGTCCGGCGGGCCGCGGGGCGGGGCCGCCGGCGCCCGGGGTGCGGTCGGGCGGGGGCTTCGCGTGGCTGCTCATGACGCACGGATCCTCGGGTCGACGACGGCGTACAGGATGTCCACCAGCAGGTTGATCAGCAGGAAGACCAGGGCGATCAGCAGCACGGCGCCCTGGACCACCGGGTAGTCGCGGGCCGCGACGGCGTCGAAGACCAGCCGGCCCAGCCCCGGCCACGCGAAGACCACCTCGATGACGATCAGCCCGCCGAGCATCGTGGCGGCCTGGACGCCGGCCACGGTGAGGATCGGGACGAGGGCGTTGCGCAGCACGTGCCGGCCGACCACCGTGCGCCGGGGCAGGCCCTTGGACCGGGCGGTGCGCACGTAGTCGGAGCCGACGACGTCGAGCACCGCCGAGCGCACGTAGCGGGTCAGGATCGACCCGGAGACCACGCCCACGGCCAGGCCCGGCAGGACCACCCGCTGGAGCCAGCCCCAGGGGTCCTCGGTGAAGGGCACGTACCCGGACGGGGGCAGCAGCCCCAGCACCGTGGAGAAGACGATGATCAGCAGCAGCCCGAGCCAGAAGTCGGGGACCGAGACGCCGAACTGGCTCACGGCGCGGATCCCGCCGTCGGCCGCGGAGCCACGGCGCAGGGCGGCCCAGGTGCCGAGCGGGAACGTGATGAGCAGCGCGACCGTGATGCCGGTGAGGCCGAGGGAGACGGTGGCCGGCAGCCGGTCCAGCAGGATCAGGGTGACCGGCTCGCCGCTGCGGAAGCTGACCCCGAGGTCGCCGGTCAGGGCGTTGCCGAGATAGGCGAGGAACTGCACGGGCAGCGGCCGGTCCAGCCCGGAGGCCTCCCGCAGGGCGTCGTAGGACTCCTGGGTGTAGCGGGTGCCGAGGGCCACCCGGACGGGGTCCCCGGGGACGAGCTGGAGGAGGGCGAAGACCACGACCAGGACCCCGAGGAGCACCACCGCGGTGTGCAGCAGCCGTCGGGCGAGGAACCTCAGCAGCGGGCTGCTCATCCCGTGCCCTCCTCGAGCCGGACGTCCTTGAACCGCACGGCGCGGTCCGGGCGGGGCTCGTAGCCCTCCAGCTCGGGCGCCCACGCCTGGACCACGTCGGGGTTGTAGAGGTAGACGTAGCTGGCGTCGTCCACGATCCGCTCCGCCGCCCGGTCGTAGAGCTCCTTGCGGGCCTCCGGGTCGGTCTCGGTGCGCCCCGCGTCCAGGAGCCGGTCGACCTCCGGGCTGCTGTAGCCCTGGGCGTTGTTCGAGCCCTCGGAGTGGTGCTGGTTGTAGTAGTAGTCGTTGACGTCGACGTTGCCGAGCCAGCCCAGGAGCAGCATGTCGAAGTTCCCGCGGGCCTGCTCGTCGAGCCAGGTGGCGAAGTCGAGGGTGCGGATCTCCGTGGCGACCCCGATCTCGGCGAGGTTCGCGGCGACCACCTGGGCGGCCGTGACCGTCTCGGGGTGCTCGTTGGTGACCATGAGGCCGACGGTCCGCCCGGTCAGGCCCGAGCTCTCGGCGAGCTCGCGGGCCCGGTCGAGGTCCTGCTCGAAGGGCGCGTACTCGTGGTACCACACGGAGGTCTCGGGGACCGCGGTCTGGTTGACGGTGGCGCTGCCGTACCAGGTGACCTGGGCGAGGGCCTCCCGGTCGAGGGCCTGCGCCACGGCCCGGCGCGCGTCGCGGGAGTCGAAGGGCGGGCGGGCCTGGTTCATGGTGAGGTACCAGTAGTCGGTCGAGGGCACGGAGGCGACCTCGACGTCGGGGTTGCGCCGCAACGACTCCACCCGCTGCGGCGGGATGGAGTCGGTCCAGTGCACCTCCCCGGCGGTGAGGTCCGCGAGCGCCGTGGTGCCCTCCGAGATGAACCGGTAGACGACCCCCGGCACGTGGGGACCCTCGCCCCAGTAGTCCTCGTTGGCGCGCAGGGTCACGGCCGTGCTCGCGGCGTTGCCCACCACCTCGAACGGGCCCGTGCCCACCGGGTCGAGCTGGACGTCCCCGCTCTCCACGTTCCCCCGCTCGACGATGGCCATGCCCTTGTACCCGCCGATCGCGGCCAGCAGCGCGGGGGTCGGCTGGGACACGTCGATGCGCACGGTGTGCTCGTCCACCGCGACGACGTCCTCGACCGCGGCGAGGCGGTAGGCGTTGGCCAGCTGCTCGTCGATGATCCGGTCGTAGGAGTAGACGACGTCCTCGGCGGTGAACGCGGAGCCGTCGTGGAAGGTCACGCCCTCGCGCAGGTGGAAGGTCCAGGACAGCTGGTCCTCGCTGACCTCCCAGGACTCGGCCAGGGCCGGCTGCATCTCGAGCTCCGCGTCCGGCTCGACGAGCGTGTCGTAGACGTTCTCGAGGATCTGGAAGGAGAAGTAGGCGCTGGTGCTGTGGGGGTCCAGCTGGTCGGGCTCCCCGGCGATGGCGACCTCGAGGTAGTCCTCGGTGTCGACCTCGCCCGCCCCGGCGAGGTCCACGCCCTCACCGGCCGAGCAGCCGGCCAGCACCAGCCCGAGGGCGGAGGCCAGGGCGGCGGTCCGTGCTCCGCGTGCCATCCGCGCCTCCCGGTGGTAGGAATGTCCCGTCGTCCCGGTCGCGGCACGGGGTCCCCCGAGCGTGCGTCCCGGAACACCGGTCCCTTCCACCCTACGCACGGGCCGGTGGGCCGGGCCACACCCCGGCCCGCCCGCGCGTGCCGCGCCGACCGCGGCGCCGGACCCGGACCGCGACGTCCAGGGGTGCCGCGACCGCGGCGCCCGGAAGGAGCCCGTTGACCTACACCGTCATCGCCCGCACCGCGGACTCCCGCCTGCTGGGGGCCGCCACCGCGAGCTGCTCGCTGGCCGTGGGCAACGCCGTGCCCGCCCTCGTGCCCACCGCCGGTGTCGTGGCCTCGCAGGCGTGGACCAACCGCCGGCTGCGCTTCGAGATGCTGCGCGGTCTGCACCGGGGGCGCACGGCCGAGGAGGCGATCGCGGGCCTGGCCGACGTCGACGCCGACCTCGCGCTGCGCCAGGTCGCGGCCCTGCCGGTGCAGGGCCCCGGCGCCCACCAGACCGGCGGGCTGTGCACGCCGTGGGCCGGGGGCACGGCCGGGCAGGACTTCGTGGTGATCGGCAACTACCTGGCCGGCCCGGAGGTCGTGGACGCCATGGGCGAGGCCGCGGCCCGGGCGCTGGCCGTCCCCGCGCTGACGAGCCTCGAGCTGGGCCGCGCGCTCGTGGCGTGCCTGCGGGCGGGCCAGGACGCCGGCGGGGACAGCCGCGGTCAGCAGAGCGCGGCCGTGGTCGTGGCCGACACCCTCGCGGGCTTCCAGTACCCGGTGCTGCTCGACGTCGACCTGCGCGCCGACGACTCGGCCGCGCCCCTCGACGACCTCGACCGGATGCTCGAGCTCAAGGCGCGCGCCCACCCGGCCCCGGCCGAGGTCGTGCCCCGCACCCAGGTGCCGCCGCGGCCGGAGGACGAGCAGCTGTGGTCGACGGTGCTCTCCTGAGCCGGCCGGGACGGCGGTGGCCTACCCTCGTCCCATGACCTCCCCCGCCCGCGGCCCCCGGCCCCTGCGCGTGCTCGCGCCGCTGCTCGTCCTGCTCGCCCTGCCCGGCGTGGGCGGCTGCGCCGGCGGGGACCCCGCGCCGTCGTCGTCCCCGGGCACGACGACGGCGCCCGCCCCCGCCGGCGCGACCGCCGGCGAGGAGGCGGACGGGAGCCCGCCCCCGGACGAGGTGGAGGTCGTCGTCACCGGGGACGTGCTCCTGCACCCCGGGCTGTGGGCGCAGGCCGGGGCGGACGGCGCCGGCGAGCTCGACTTCGGCCCGCTCGTGGAGGGGCTGCGGCCGTTCACCGAGGACGCGGACCTCGCGATCTGCGACATGGAGACCCCGCTCGCCCCGCCGGAGGGGCCGTTCACCGGCTACCCCGCCTTCGAGGTGCCCCCGCAGATCGTGCCGGCGCTCGCCGGGATCGGCTACGACGCGTGCACGACCGCGACCAACCACGCCCTCGACGCCGGCACGGCCGGGCTCGAGCGCACCCTCGCGACCCTCGAGGACGGCGGGCTCGCGGCCACGGGCACCGCCCGCTCCGCCGCCGAGGCGGCGCAGCCGCTGCTGCTCGACGCGGACGGGGTGACGGTCGGGCTCGTCACGGGCACCTACGGGCTCAACGGCAACGTCCCGGACGAGCCGTGGCGGGTGGACCTGCTGGAGGTGCCGGCGATGGTCGAGAAGGCCCGGCGGGCGCGCGAGCAGGGCGCCGAGATCGTCCTGGCCGCCGTCCACGCCGGGGAGGAGTACTCCTCCCGGCCCAGCCCCCAGCAGCTGCAGGTGAACCGGGCGCTGGCCGACAGCGGGCAGTTCGACCTCGTCTACGGCCACCACACCCACTCCGTGCTGCCCGTCGAGAAGCACGGGGACACCTGGATCGTGCACGGGCTGGGCAACAGCCTCTCCGAGCACGCGACGCGCGTGCCGGTGAACAACGAGGGCCTGACGGTCCGCGCGACCTTCGTCCGCGCGGACGGGCGGTGGACGGCCCGGCCCCCGGTGTGGGTCCCGCACGTG carries:
- a CDS encoding ABC transporter permease: MSSPLLRFLARRLLHTAVVLLGVLVVVFALLQLVPGDPVRVALGTRYTQESYDALREASGLDRPLPVQFLAYLGNALTGDLGVSFRSGEPVTLILLDRLPATVSLGLTGITVALLITFPLGTWAALRRGSAADGGIRAVSQFGVSVPDFWLGLLLIIVFSTVLGLLPPSGYVPFTEDPWGWLQRVVLPGLAVGVVSGSILTRYVRSAVLDVVGSDYVRTARSKGLPRRTVVGRHVLRNALVPILTVAGVQAATMLGGLIVIEVVFAWPGLGRLVFDAVAARDYPVVQGAVLLIALVFLLINLLVDILYAVVDPRIRAS
- a CDS encoding ABC transporter substrate-binding protein; the encoded protein is MARGARTAALASALGLVLAGCSAGEGVDLAGAGEVDTEDYLEVAIAGEPDQLDPHSTSAYFSFQILENVYDTLVEPDAELEMQPALAESWEVSEDQLSWTFHLREGVTFHDGSAFTAEDVVYSYDRIIDEQLANAYRLAAVEDVVAVDEHTVRIDVSQPTPALLAAIGGYKGMAIVERGNVESGDVQLDPVGTGPFEVVGNAASTAVTLRANEDYWGEGPHVPGVVYRFISEGTTALADLTAGEVHWTDSIPPQRVESLRRNPDVEVASVPSTDYWYLTMNQARPPFDSRDARRAVAQALDREALAQVTWYGSATVNQTAVPETSVWYHEYAPFEQDLDRARELAESSGLTGRTVGLMVTNEHPETVTAAQVVAANLAEIGVATEIRTLDFATWLDEQARGNFDMLLLGWLGNVDVNDYYYNQHHSEGSNNAQGYSSPEVDRLLDAGRTETDPEARKELYDRAAERIVDDASYVYLYNPDVVQAWAPELEGYEPRPDRAVRFKDVRLEEGTG
- a CDS encoding DUF1028 domain-containing protein, translated to MTYTVIARTADSRLLGAATASCSLAVGNAVPALVPTAGVVASQAWTNRRLRFEMLRGLHRGRTAEEAIAGLADVDADLALRQVAALPVQGPGAHQTGGLCTPWAGGTAGQDFVVIGNYLAGPEVVDAMGEAAARALAVPALTSLELGRALVACLRAGQDAGGDSRGQQSAAVVVADTLAGFQYPVLLDVDLRADDSAAPLDDLDRMLELKARAHPAPAEVVPRTQVPPRPEDEQLWSTVLS
- a CDS encoding CapA family protein, producing the protein MTSPARGPRPLRVLAPLLVLLALPGVGGCAGGDPAPSSSPGTTTAPAPAGATAGEEADGSPPPDEVEVVVTGDVLLHPGLWAQAGADGAGELDFGPLVEGLRPFTEDADLAICDMETPLAPPEGPFTGYPAFEVPPQIVPALAGIGYDACTTATNHALDAGTAGLERTLATLEDGGLAATGTARSAAEAAQPLLLDADGVTVGLVTGTYGLNGNVPDEPWRVDLLEVPAMVEKARRAREQGAEIVLAAVHAGEEYSSRPSPQQLQVNRALADSGQFDLVYGHHTHSVLPVEKHGDTWIVHGLGNSLSEHATRVPVNNEGLTVRATFVRADGRWTARPPVWVPHVLTVDPIRWCALPAEEGCRSPEEDAASLARTAATVDAMGAAEAGARPWRPLPGPAAP